A part of Lepisosteus oculatus isolate fLepOcu1 chromosome 16, fLepOcu1.hap2, whole genome shotgun sequence genomic DNA contains:
- the plcg1 gene encoding 1-phosphatidylinositol 4,5-bisphosphate phosphodiesterase gamma-1, which translates to MATTTGFFSNGSVPWIENDAEVNNLYRDLELGTVLTLYYSKKSQRPERRTFQVKLETRQIIWTRGTDKIEGEIDIREIKEIRPGRSSRDFERYIEDSSVRSDQAHCFVILYGPEFRLKALSLAATSDEEMTMWVKGLNWLVADTLKASTPLQIERWLRKQFYAIDRNREEKISCKDLKNMLSQVNYRVPNMRFLREKFPDVELRNGDVTYSQFAQLYRSLMFDAQQSMDIPFLQKYAERPDQHKVTLEEFQSFLVEQQKELWATDNNQVQVFMFSYLQDPLREIEQPFFYQDEFLTYLFSKENNIWDPKFDQVCPEDMNNPLSHYWISSSHNTYLTGDQFSSESSLEAYARCLRMGCRCIELDCWDGPDGMPVIYHGHTLTTKIKFCDVLNTIKEHAFVTSEYPIILSIEDHCSIVQQRNMATYFKKVFGEMLLTKAVDISADGLPSPNQLKRKILIKHKKLAEGSAYEEVSTSTPYSENDISNSIKNGILYLEDPINHEWYPHFFVLTSNKIYYSEETTNNQGNEDEEEQREVSNGMDQHVTEKWFHGKLGAGRDGRQIAERLLQEYCLETGAPDGSFLVRESETFVGDYTLSFWRSSRVQHCRIHSRQEGGSPKYYLTDNLVFDSLYALITHYKQVALRCNEFEMKLTEPVPQTNAHESKEWYHANLTRSHAENMLMRVPRDGAFLVRKRTEPNSYAISFRAEGKIKHCRVQQEGQTVVLGTSEFDSLVDLISYYEKHPLYRKMKLRYPINEETLEKIGTAEPDYGSLYEGRNPGFYVEANQMPTFKCTVKALYEYKAQRDDELSFSKNAIIQNVEKQEGGWWKGDCGGKKQLWFPSNYVEEISPTTVEPERSPSAENSPLGDLLRGSVDVSSCHIVVRPDGKGPRPFVFSLMTAPTPRPGQVLDIAANTQEEMKDWVLKIREVTMTSEAKMEEGKMMERRKKIALELSDLVIYCRPVPFDEEKIGTDRACYRDMSSFPETKAEKYVNRIKGKKFLQYNRLQLSRIYPKGQRLDSSNYDPLPMWLCGSQLVALNFQTADKPMQMNQALFMLNGRSGYVLQPAIMRDENFDPFDRNSLRGLEPITVQIEVLGARHLPKHGRGIVCPLVEIEVCGAEYDNAKQKTDSEADNGLNPIWPVKQFRFTVCNSEFAFLRFVVYEIDMFNDQNFLAQATFPVTGLKTGYRSVPLKNSYNEDLELAALLVHIDIFSGRHENGELSPFLGAAAAAHTMRDRLGDASPGQTLAYRGREGSFESRYQTPLDDFRLSQEQLLDHADPREKRLMRRTRVGGENRL; encoded by the exons TTGATATCCGGGAGATTAAAGAGATCCGACCCGGCAGGAGTTCCCGGGATTTTGAGCGCTACATCGAGGACTCCTCTGTGCGCTCTGACCAGGCCCACTGTTTCGTCATCCTCTATGGCCCTGAATTCCGCCTCAAGGCTCTCAGCCTGGCAG CCACGTCAGATGAGGAGATGACGATGTGGGTGAAGGGCTTGAACTGGCTGGTGGCAGACACACTCAAGGCCTCCACACCCCTGCAAATCGAGAG GTGGTTACGGAAACAATTCTATGCAATTGATCGGAACCGGGAAGAAAA GATTTCCTGTAAGGATCTGAAGAACATGCTGAGCCAAGTCAACTACAGGGTCCCGAACATGAGGTTTCTCCGTGAGAAATTTCCG GATGTGGAGCTCAGAAACGGGGACGTCACCTACAGTCAGTTTGCCCAGCTGTATCGTAGCCTGATGTTTGATGCCCAGCAGTCT ATGGACATTCCTTTCCTCCAAAA ATATGCAGAAAGACCAGATCAGCATAAAGTCACTCTAGAAGAGTTTCAGTCTTTTTTAGTGGAACAACAGAAG GAGCTGTGGGCCACAGACAACAACCAGGTCCAGGTGTTCATGTTCAGCTACCTGCAGGACCCACTGAGGGAGATAGAGCAGCCCTTCTTTTACCAGGACGAG TTCCTGACCTACCTGTTTTCCAAAGAAAACAATATCTGGGACCCCAAATTCGACCAGGTGTGCCCAGAGGACATGAACAATCCACTGTCCCACTACTGGATCTCCTCCTCCCACAACAC ATACCTGACGGGGGACCAGTTCTCCAGTGAGTCTTCATTGGAAGCCTATGCACGCTGTCTGAGAATGGGATGCAGGTGTATTGAAT TGGACTGCTGGGATGGTCCAGACGGAATGCCAGTGATATATCATGGGCACACCCTCACCACCAAAATCAAGTTCTGCGATGTCCTGAACACGATTAAGGAGCATGCCTTCGTCACATCTGA ATATCCCATCATTCTGTCCATTGAAGACCACTGCAGCATTGTGCAGCAGAGGAACATGGCCACCTACTTCAAGAAGGTGTTTGGAGAAATGCTGTTGACCAAGGCGGTGGATATATCTGCAGATGGTCTTCCTTCACCCAACCAGCTAAAAAGGAAAATCCTCATCAAG CACAAGAAACTGGCAGAGGGCAGTGCCTACGAGGAAGTGTCCACCTCTACCCCCTACTCGGAGAACGACATCAGCAACTCCATCAAGAATGGGATCCTCTATCTTGAGGACCCCATCAATCAC GAGTGGTACCCTCACTTCTTCGTATTGACAAGCAACAAGATTTACTACTCAGAAGAGACGACAAACAACCAGGGCAACGAGGATGAAGAGGAGCAAAGAGAG GTGTCCAACGGCATGGACCAGCATGTCACGGAGAAGTGGTTCCACGGGAAGCTGGGCGCAGGGCGTGACGGGCGCCAGATCGCCGAGAGGCTGCTGCAGGAGTACTGCCTGGAGACGGGTGCCCCCGACGGCTCCTTCCTCGTGCGGGAGAGCGAGACGTTTGTGGGAGACTACACTCTATCCTTCTG GCGCTCCAGCCGAGTGCAGCACTGTCGGATTCACTCCCGCCAAGAAGGCGGCAGCCCCAAGTACTACCTGACGGACAACCTGGTTTTCGACAGCCTCTACGCCCTCATCACACACTACAAACAGGTGGCGCTGCGCTGCAACGAGTTCGAGATGAAGCTGACGGAGCCTGTTCCTCAGACCAACGCACACGAAAGCAAGGA GTGGTACCACGCTAACCTCACGCGGAGCCACGCAGAGAACATGCTCATGAGAGTCCCTCGAGACGGGGCCTTTTTGGTGCGCAAGAGAACGGAGCCCAATTCCTACGCCATCTCCTTCAG GGCGGAGGGGAAGATCAAGCACTGTCGAGTCCAGCAGGAGGGCCAGACAGTGGTCCTGGGCACCTCCGAGTTCGACAGCCTGGTGGACCTCATCAGCTACTACGAGAAGCACCCTCTGTACAGGAAGATGAAGCTGCGCTACCCCATCAACGAGGAAACACTGGAGAAAATCGGCACAGCT GAGCCCGATTACGGATCTTTGTACGAAGGACGGAATCCAGGATTTTACGTAGAAGCCAACCAGATGCCTACATTTAAG TGCACTGTGAAGGCCCTGTACGAGTACAAGGCCCAGCGTGATGATGAGCTCTCCTTTTCCAAGAATGCCATCATCCAGAatgtggagaaacaggaaggaggcTG GTGGAAGGGGGACTGTGGAGGAAAAAAGCAGCTGTGGTTCCCATCCAACTATGTGGAAGAGATCAGCCCCACCACTGTGGAGCCTGAGAGATCT CCGTCGGCTGAGAACAGCCCGCTGGGAGACCTGCTTCGGGGGAGTGTGGATGTGTCTTCGTGTCACATTG TTGTGCGTCCAGATGGAAAGGGACCCCGGCCATTCGTCTTTTCCCTCATGACAGCTCCCACGCCGCGGCCCGGGCAGGTCCTTGACATCGCGGCCAACACGCAGGAAGAAATGAAGGACTGGGTGCTGAAGATCCGTGAGGTCACCATGACCTCTGAGGCCAAG ATGGAGGAGGGGAAGATGAtggagaggaggaagaagatCGCTCTTGAGCTGTCCGATCTCGTCATCTACTGCCGACCAGTTCCCTTCGATGAGGAGA AGATTGGCACAGATCGTGCCTGCTACAGAGACATGTCCTCCTTCCCAGAGACCAAGGCAGAGAAGTATGTCAACAGAATCAAGGGCAAGAAGTTCCTCCAGTACAACCGGCTGCAGCTGTCCCGCATTTACCCCAAAGGCCAGCGCCTGGACTCCTCCAACTATGACCCCCTCCCCATGTGGCTGTGCGGCAGCCAGCTGGTGGCTCTGAACTTCCAGACGGCAG ACAAGCCCATGCAGATGAACCAGGCACTGTTCATGCTTAATGGGAGGAGCGGTTACGTGCTGCAGCCTGCAATAATGAGGGATGAGAACTTTGACCCCTTTGACCGCAACTCGCTACGCGGGCTGGAGCCAATCACCGTTCAGATAGAG GTGCTGGGTGCTCGCCACCTGCCGAAGCATGGGCGAGGTATCGTATGCCCGCTGGTCGAGATTGAAGTGTGTGGAGCAGAGTATGACAATGCCAAACAGAAGACTGACTCCGAAG CGGACAATGGTCTTAACCCTATATGGCCAGTAAAGCAGTTTCGGTTCACTGTGTGCAATTCAGAATTTGCTTTCCTGCGCTTTGTGGTCTACGAGATTGATATGTTTAATGACCAGAATTTCCTCGCACAAGCTACCTTCCCTGTGACCGGACTCAAGACAG GTTACCGGTCAGTCCCTCTGAAGAACAGCTACAATGAGGACTTGGAGCTGGCAGCTCTGCTGGTCCACATAGACATCTTCAGCGGCAGG CACGAGAATGGGGAGCTGAGCCCCTTCCTGGGCGCTGCCGCGGCCGCCCACACCATGCGGGACAGGCTGGGCGACGCCTCTCCCGGCCAGACGCTGGCCTACCGGGGGCGCGAGGGCTCCTTCGAGTCGCGTTACCAGACCCCCCTGGACGACTTCCGACTGTCCCAGGAGCAGCTCCTGGACCACGCCGACCCCAGAGAAAAGAG GTTAATGCGCAGGACCAGGGTGGGTGGAGAGAATCGTTTGTAG